Proteins from one Sabethes cyaneus chromosome 2, idSabCyanKW18_F2, whole genome shotgun sequence genomic window:
- the LOC128736994 gene encoding serine/threonine-protein kinase Genghis Khan isoform X2, with the protein MTEPKGVLAGLNLSSLSVIPASNRLRELESLIIDNVTSNNNLNSAGLSSEKFLSIETLLDCLLVLYDECCNSSLRREKTVSDFIELIKSVVQCIKQLRLSREDFEVLKVIGRGAFGEVCVVRMNHTSQIYAMKILNKWEMLKRAETACFREERDVLVFGDRRWITNLHYAFQDDINLYLVMDYYCGGDLLTLLSKFEDRLPEDMARFYISEMVLAINSIHELKYVHRDIKPDNIVLDASGHVRLADFGSCLKLGPQGTVQSNVAVGTPDYISPEILRAMEDGQGKYGPECDWWSLGVCMYEMLFGETPFYAESLVETYGKIMNHKNCFDFPNDDEEFQVSEHAKDLIKRLICAPEFRLGQNGIDDFKTHPWFEGIDWDTIRNGQAPYIPEVSSPTDTSNFDVDDTDIKLSDAVPPTTNPAFSGHHLPFIGFTFTKESSISDVGKLSRAISNLTNSQLQQQLAPLKLEGNQQQGNGMFKHGSEEKRLSPDSTRKLQDEINILTKRNCELESQIKSFERQEFAVRSSGNAVSGDAVDGQLDAKLKEYEKIIRQLRQEKDDLQKEHADAIERLKLQDKELKDALSQRKLAMTEYTEVTDKLSDLRQQKQKLSRQVRDKEEEVEVGLQKVDTLRSELRKTDKTRRELEARLQDLLSEVTRERQLRERSEDYCRQLQAEARSRSSSDLGSSNSLGISSSDSIRLEIDRLEVEYSEKINLQQSRYNTEISALRDQLNEAENHREMLQIELQQARDKLDSTRLESLTDSEETILELRKRHDREKKILLDDNRKMISDLEILSEQNRRLQNERLQMDSDYEELRNKRQAFSQWERQISEIIQWVSDEKDARGYLQALATKMTEELEFLKHSGSLNHNASDKNWRNRRSQKLDKMELLNLQSSLQNEIQAKALISEELTRTRTDLVSAQKDLRETRQICESIGSELKRKDGQIKELQQRLESNEGFLERPSSQMSYLDHFLKESGGGSSSTTHTNSTLAVNMPSQQNSQHVTSTSSSSNNLTNTPMNQHNQSLSSLHQQLQQQQAHQQQQHLQQQQQSHTYSNQQQIHQMHHSNYSMESEEGDVEDNRGHSLSSSKSNLSDHSLSMHSVMMPKQKVHQFLVRTFSSPTKCNHCTSLMVGLTRQGVVCELCGFACHMICCQKVPTQCPVPSDQTKRPLGIDPTRGIGTAYEGYVKVPKLGAVKRGWVRQFVVVCDFKLFLYDITADRSALPSVHVTQVLDMRDPEFGVSGVRESDVIHAAKKDVPCIFRITTSLLDGGTSLQTLMLADTESEKAKWVVALSELHRILKRNNLPNTAIFRVKEVLDSSLSAIRSALSALIIDPDRILLGTEDGLFCLDLDRSEIARIGESKKVYQLWYIAEEQLLVILCGKQRHLRLLPIRALEATDVEWIKVAESKNCITACTGIIERGPQPVYCIVIALKRQNTSQIVVYVVNRNRSRHHKMCEFTVAYPVQSLQVLSDLRLAVGHQSGFTAYCLQGEAQAMPLVHPENQLNNFLAYSGVDAWRVIELQSGQGSNAHGEYLLVFQTLAIYVDLQGRKSRDREIMYPAVPTHITYCDGHLLVYSETHLDIFNAQTAEWVQSIGLKRSRPLMNNGSLSLTMLNDTAHVIYLANMHTSLQTPFSGELLNLTPCDREGRLKSKRFSLRNEGNRTIRTSTDRRSKLISAPTNFNHISHMGPGDGIQKQRLLDLPTTIETADQSNQLRVSTMRHAPPPPRAPPRPMIHPHNGSNNSFPGAKRTAPARPRDQPPSLPRSPSPLGSMSSLQDVLKVADMQSESRQSVASNNSSSVSTPPSPTNDRLSSSYDS; encoded by the exons ATGACCGAACCAAAGGGCGTCCTCGCAGGACTAAACTTATCTAGCTTATCAG TGATCCCAGCATCCAACCGGCTACGCGAACTTGAATCGCTTATCATCGATAATGTCACTTCGAACAACAATTTAAACAGTGCTGGTTTGTCGTCGGAGAAATTCCTCTCGATCGAAACCCTGCTCGACTGTCTGCTGGTGCTGTACGACGAGTGCTGCAATTCGTCCCTACGGCGAGAAAAAACCGTTTCTGATTTCATCGAGTTGATAAAATCGGTGGTGCAATGCATCAAACAGCTGCGCTTGTCGCGGGAGGACTTCGAAGTGCTCAAGGTTATTGGCCGCGGCGCATTTGGCGAGGTATGCGTCGTTCGAATGAATCACACTAGTCAAATCTATGCAatgaaaattttaaacaaatggGAAATGCTGAAG CGAGCCGAAACCGCGTGCTTTCGCGAGGAACGCGATGTGCTAGTGTTTGGCGATCGAAGATGGATTACCAACCTGCACTATGCCTTCCAGGATGATATCAATTTG TATCTCGTGATGGATTACTACTGTGGGGGAGATCTATTGACGTTACTAAGTAAATTCGAAGACCGTCTTCCAGAGGATATGGCGCGGTTTTACATTTCCGAGATGGTACTCGCCATCAACAGTATTCACGAACTTAAGTATGTTCACCGAGATATCAAACCGGATAATATCGTGCTCGATGCGAGCGGTCACGTTAGGCTGGCCGATTTCGGTTCCTGTTTGAAGCTTGGTCCCCAAGGTACAGTGCAGTCGAATGTGGCTGTGGGTACGCCGGATTACATTTCTCCTGAAATCTTGCGAGCGATGGAGGATGGTCAGGGGAAATATGGACCGGAATGTGACTGGTGGTCCCTGGGGGTTTGTATGTATGAAATGTTGTTCGGAGAAACACCGTTCTACGCCGAGAGTTTGGTggaaacttatggtaaaatcATGAATCACAAGAATTGTTTTGATTTTCCTAACGATGACGAAGAGTTTCAAGTTAGTGAACATGCGAAAGATTTGATAAAAAGGTTAATTTGTGCGCCTGAATTTCGGTTGGGTCAAAACGGAATCGATGATTTCAAAACGCATCCATGGTTCGAAGGAATCGACTGGGATACGATACGAAACGGCCAAGCGCCATACATACCAGAGGTTTCTAGTCCAACCGATACGTCTAATTTTGACGTAGATGATACGGACATTAAGTTGTCTGATGCGGTACCTCCGACTACGAATCCGGCCTTCTCAGGGCATCATTTGCCTTTTATTGGATTCACGTTTACCAAGGAGAGTAGCATATCGGATGTGGGGAAACTGTCACGTGCCATTAGCAATTTAACTAATAGTCAATTACAGCAACAGCTTGCTCCGCTCAAGTTGGAAGGTAATCAGCAGCAAGGGAATGGAATGTTCAAACACGGTTCTGAGGAAAAACGACTCAGTCCCGATAGCACTCGAAAACTGCAAGATGAAATCAATATACTAACAAAGCGGAATTGCGAGTTGGAAAGTCAAATTAAAAGTTTTGAGCGACAGGAATTTGCGGTCCGAAGCAGCGGGAACGCCGTTTCGGGAGATGCGGTCGATGGCCAGCTAGATGCTAAATTAAAGGAGTACGAAAAAATTATTCGACAGTTGCGACAAGAAAAGGATGACCTCCAGAAAGAGCATGCAGATGCAATCGAAAGACTGAAACTACAAGATAAGGAACTGAAGGATGCTCTGAGCCAACGAAAATTAGCAATGACCGAATATACCGAGGTCACTGACAAATTGTCCGATTTGcggcaacaaaaacaaaaattgtccCGTCAGGTTCGTGATAAGGAAGAGGAGGTGGAGGTGGGTTTGCAAAAAGTGGATACGCTTCGAAGTGAACTTCGAAAGACCGATAAAACTAGACGTGAACTGGAAGCAAGATTGCAGGATTTGTTGTCAGAAGTAACCAGAGAGCGGCAGCTGAGGGAGCGTTCTGAAGACTATTGTCGCCAGTTGCAAGCTGAAGCCAGAAGTAGAAGTTCTTCTGATTTAGGATCTTCGAATTCACTAGGAATCTCATCATCCGATTCTATTCGGCTCGAAATCGATCGGCTAGAAGTGGAGTACAGTGAAAAAATAAACCTTCAACAATCGCGATATAATACGGAAATCTCTGCTCTTCGGGACCAGTTGAATGAAGCCGAAAATCATCGGGAAATGCTGCAGATAGAACTACAGCAGGCTCGCGATAAACTAGATTCAACGCGACTTGAATCGCTAACCGATTCCGAAGAAACCATATTGGAGTTACGCAAGCGACATGATCGGGAAAAGAAAATCCTGCTGGATGATAACCGGAAAATGATCTCTGATCTGGAGATTCTCAGTGAACAGAACCGACGTTTGCAGAATGAAAGGCTGCAAATGGATAGCGATTATGAGGAATTAAG GAATAAGCGCCAAGCGTTCAGTCAGTGGGAGAGACAGATTTCGGAGATCATTCAATGGGTTTCGGACGAAAAGGATGCTCGTGGTTACCTGCAGGCACTAGCCACTAAGATGACTGAGGAACTTGAGTTCTTGAAGCACTCGGGTTCGCTGAATCACAATGCTAGCGATAAGAATTGGCGCAACCGACGATCCCAGAAACTGGATAAAATGGAACTGCTCAACTTGCAGAGTTCATTGCAAAACGAGATTCAGGCAAAGGCTCTCATATCGGAGGAACTCACGCGCACTAGAACGGACTTAGTTTCCGCCCAAAA GGATTTGCGCGAGACTCGCCAAATTTGCGAATCCATTGGCAGTGAACTGAAACGTAAAGATGGTCAAATCAAGGAATTGCAGCAACGACTGGAATCGAATGAAGGCT TTTTGGAGAGACCTTCTTCGCAGATGTCCTATTTGGATCATTTCCTGAAGGAATCAGGCGGGGGATCCAGCTCCACGACGCACACCAATTCAACACTAGCCGTGAATATG CCGTCCCAGCAGAACAGTCAGCACGTAACCTCAACTAGTTCTTCATCTAACAACCTTACCAACACCCCAATGAACCAACATAATCAGAGTTTGTCCTCGCTTCATCAGCAGCTGCAGCAACAGCAGgcgcaccagcagcagcaacatttacaacaacagcaacagtcgCACACTTACAGCAACCAGCAGCAGATTCATCAGATGCATCACTCCAACTATTCGATGGAAAGCGAAGAGGGTGACGTCGAAGATAACCGGGGCCATTCGCTGTCCAGCTCGAAGAGCAACCTTAGTGACCATTCATTG AGCATGCACAGCGTTATGATGCCCAAACAGAAGGTGCACCAGTTTCTGGTGCGAACGTTTTCTAGTCCTACAAAGTGCAACCACTGCACCTCGCTAATGGTTGGTCTAACGCGGCAGGGTGTGGTGTGCGAGTTGTGCGGTTTCGCCTGCCACATGATCTGCTGCCAGAAGGTGCCCACACAATGCCCGGTACCCTCCGATCAAACGAAACGACCGCTCGGTATCGATCCGACACGAGGCATCGGAACGGCCTACGAGGGCTATGTGAAGGTACCTAAGCTGGGTGCGGTCAAGCGTGGCTGGGTGCGACAATTTGTTGTTGTTTGTGATTTTAAGTTGTTTCTGTACGACATCACCGCCGATCGCAGTGCATTACCAAGTGTTCATGTTACTCAG GTATTAGATATGCGAGACCCAGAATTTGGTGTTTCCGGAGTTCGTGAAAGTGATGTTATTCACGCAGCTAAAAAAGACGTTCCTTGTATCTTTAGG ATAACAACCTCTCTATTGGACGGTGGTACCTCGCTTCAAACTTTAATGTTAGCGGATACCGAATCAGAAAAGGCGAAATGGGTGGTAGCGCTTAGCGAATTGCATCGAATATTGAAACGAAATAATTTACCCAATACTGCGATATTCCGTGTAAAAGAGGTGCTGGATAGTTCCTTGTCCGCCATTAGAAGTGCGCTGAGCGCGCTTATTATCGATCCCGATCGTATTCTGCTGGGAACGGAAGatggtttgttttgtttggATTTGGATCGTAGCGAGATTGCTCGGATAGGGGAAAGTAAAAAGGTGTATCAACTGTGGTATATTGCTGAGGAGCAATTGTTGGTAATTCTGTGCGGCAAGCAACGCCATTTGCGACTTTTGCCGATTCGGGCTTTGGAAGCGACGGATGTCGAATGGATAAAGGTGGCGGAATCAAAGAATTGCATCACCGCCTGCACTGGGATTATCGAACGAGGACCGCAACCTGTTTATTGTATCGTTATTGCACTGAAACGACAAAATACTTCGCAAATTGTGGTGTACGTTGTTAACAGAAATCGCAGTCGTCACCATAAAATGTGCGAATTTACAGTGGCCTACCCGGTGCAAAGtcttcaggttctctccgactTACGGCTGGCAGTAGGCCATCAGAGTGGTTTCACAGCGTACTGTCTGCAAGGAGAGGCTCAAGCCATGC CTCTTGTACATCCGGAAAACCAGTTGAATAACTTCCTAGCGTACTCGGGCGTGGATGCATGGCGAGTAATTGAATTACAATCAGGCCAAGGCTCTAACG CACACGGAGAATATCTGCTAGTGTTCCAAACGCTAGCTATCTACGTCGATCTACAGGGTCGCAAATCTCGTGATCGAGAGATTATGTATCCAGCAGTACCTACTCATATTA cGTATTGTGACGGCCATTTACTAGTCTACTCGGAAACGCATCTCGATATCTTCAACGCGCAAACCGCCGAATGGGTCCAGTCTATTGGACTCAAACGATCCCGTCCGCTGATGAACAACGGCAGCCTTTCGTTGACGATGCTGAACGATACGGCACACGTTATTTACTTAGCAAATATGCACACAA GTCTCCAAACTCCATTTTCAGGAGAGCTTCTTAATCTGACACCGTGTGACAGAGAGGGTCGTCTCAAGTCGAAACGATTTTCATTGCGTAATGAGGGCAACCGTACTATAAGAAC AAGCACCGATAGACGTTCAAAGTTAATTTCGGCACCAACCAATTTCAATCACATTTCTCACATGGGCCCCGGAGATGGAATTCAAAAGCAACGCCTTTTGGATCTCCCAACCACGATCGAAACCGCTGATCAGAGCAACCAACTTCGG GTATCAACCATGCGGCATGCTCCACCGCCTCCTAGAGCACCACCACGTCCAATGATACACCCGCATAATG GTTCGAATAATTCTTTCCCAGGTGCTAAGCGAACAGCTCCAGCTCGGCCACGAGATCAACCACCATCGTTACCGCGGTCTCCTAGTCCACTGGGCAGCATGTCATCGTTACAGGACGTACTCAAG GTGGCCGATATGCAGTCAGAATCACGGCAAAGTGTAGCTAGTAACAACTCCAGCTCGGTTTCAACACCTCCGTCGCCAACCAACGACCGGTTGAGCTCCAGCTACGACTCTTAA